The following proteins come from a genomic window of Mycobacterium sp. DL:
- a CDS encoding TldD/PmbA family protein encodes MTGSRQIDADFLALPRHELADAGLTTAVQTGASYADLRIHAITTETVQLRDGALETAVVDHEIGMAVRVIVDGTWGFASHAELDTAAAADTARRAVKVAKTLAALNAERIELAAEPVYRDVTWVSDYRIDPFDVAAEDKVAVLEDYSGRLLASDGIDHVSAWLHTAKEQTFYADTFGSSITQQRVRVLPKLEAVTVDPAAGMFDTMSTLAPPTARGWEAVAGDEVWDWTGELAQLPALLAEKAKAPSVEAGPTDLVIDPTNLWLTIHESIGHATEYDRAIGYEAAYAGTSFATPDKLGSMKYGSPVMMVTADRTVEHGLATVGFDDEGVRSQRWDLVRDGTFVGYQLDRVFAPRLGVSRSNGCSYADSAHHVPIQRMPNVSLQPGPDDVSTADLIARVTDGLYIVGDKSWSIDMQRYNFQFTGQRFFRIRDGKLDGQVRDVAYQATTTDFWGAMEAVGGQSTWRLGGAFNCGKAQPGQVAAVSHGCPSALFRGISVLNTREEGGR; translated from the coding sequence GTGACAGGGTCCCGACAGATCGATGCCGACTTCCTTGCGCTGCCACGCCACGAGTTGGCCGATGCGGGGTTGACCACGGCGGTGCAGACCGGCGCGAGCTACGCCGACCTACGCATCCACGCCATCACGACCGAGACCGTGCAGCTGCGCGACGGCGCGCTGGAGACCGCGGTCGTCGACCACGAGATCGGGATGGCGGTGCGGGTCATCGTCGACGGCACCTGGGGCTTCGCCTCGCACGCCGAACTCGACACCGCGGCAGCGGCGGACACGGCGCGACGAGCGGTGAAGGTGGCGAAGACGTTGGCCGCCCTGAACGCCGAACGCATCGAACTCGCCGCCGAACCGGTGTACCGCGACGTGACCTGGGTATCGGACTACCGCATCGACCCGTTCGACGTCGCCGCCGAAGACAAGGTCGCAGTGCTGGAGGACTACTCGGGTCGCCTGCTGGCCTCCGACGGAATCGATCACGTGTCGGCGTGGCTGCACACCGCCAAGGAGCAGACGTTCTATGCCGACACCTTCGGTTCGTCGATCACCCAGCAGCGGGTACGGGTGCTACCGAAGCTCGAGGCCGTCACCGTCGACCCGGCTGCCGGGATGTTCGACACCATGAGCACGTTGGCTCCGCCGACTGCGCGGGGCTGGGAAGCGGTTGCGGGCGACGAGGTGTGGGACTGGACCGGCGAGCTGGCGCAGCTGCCGGCGCTGCTGGCGGAGAAGGCCAAGGCGCCCAGTGTGGAGGCCGGCCCGACCGATCTGGTGATCGACCCCACCAACCTGTGGCTGACGATCCACGAGTCGATCGGTCATGCCACCGAGTACGACCGGGCCATCGGGTACGAAGCGGCCTATGCCGGAACGTCGTTCGCGACTCCGGACAAGCTGGGCTCGATGAAATACGGGTCGCCGGTGATGATGGTGACCGCCGACCGGACCGTCGAGCATGGGCTGGCCACTGTGGGTTTCGACGACGAGGGGGTGCGTTCGCAGCGCTGGGATCTGGTCCGCGACGGCACGTTCGTCGGGTATCAGCTCGACCGGGTGTTCGCGCCACGATTGGGGGTGTCGCGCTCCAACGGCTGCTCCTACGCCGACTCCGCCCATCACGTACCCATCCAGCGGATGCCCAACGTGTCGCTGCAACCGGGTCCCGACGACGTGAGCACTGCGGACCTGATCGCGCGGGTCACCGACGGGCTCTACATCGTCGGAGACAAGAGCTGGTCGATCGACATGCAGCGCTACAACTTCCAGTTCACCGGCCAGCGGTTCTTCCGGATTCGCGACGGCAAGCTCGACGGTCAGGTGCGCGACGTCGCTTACCAGGCGACCACCACGGACTTCTGGGGAGCGATGGAAGCAGTCGGGGGACAGTCGACCTGGCGGCTGGGAGGCGCATTCAACTGCGGCAAGGCCCAGCCCGGTCAGGTCGCCGCAGTGAGTCACGGCTGCCCGTCGGCGCTGTTCCGCGGCATCAGCGTGCTCAACACACGCGAAGAGGGCGGGCGGTAG
- a CDS encoding AAA family ATPase → MTSVGAEQTGPQGITGQEFVTRALAHIERGYGVLPAGRRDERGRFKSPWLSELHGYNHRTASREEISAWPASVEQRIGNGTAGILSLGLVLPADVVGIDVDAYDGKRGLETLQRWADDWGPLPPTYIVTARFDGSGIRLFRKPVDWEPNEQRGSGIDFIDHNHRYVIAAGSWHHTGQRYRLVTPAAKLRKHGILPSPADLPELPPAYIDGLRRTAKAVRGSTATTAEIGEFAAQHTANKAPTYLEPVLRDYRAELAESLDNTHSPTFSVLCRIARESRAGAYSFKPAVATVRKLAEQHYQQRDRTFDRADFTRLVGDAVAAAKAENLADLRARLFRDYGTDTRKADPVTGSTNEANWWDDLDDQPSSQPWEKYPLTSPAELASAITPARWLVSGVWIEKSAGVIAGKKKAFKTWQMHALGMSVATGCKYLDEFSVVTQGPVIYLSGEGGEVDFMSRHQAIAKRYDSLADLADVPFHSLHKIAPLDDGEYLDALRHHLDAVQPVLVVIDPLYAYHPQGIDVANVYSRGQMLAQIRSEIEPYAALVIGDHINKSADNSRLDLDDIGFSGVSQWADSWSLQRHRVPFHTVGADSFAKLEVEFGTRRTGSMRHDIDWHLVRDRSDPHVVKWDSCDWSVNQRSNSEGSANPQVLNGAFEAIAALQDHVDVQPYTNKTNTVKAMVAVYEGFSRGQWRELWDKAIKDGYLVSVKRTEQQPYRDSSRLVEIEAFKRGREIGKGGAR, encoded by the coding sequence GTGACCAGTGTAGGAGCAGAGCAGACGGGTCCGCAAGGCATTACCGGGCAGGAGTTCGTGACGCGGGCTCTGGCGCACATCGAACGCGGATATGGAGTCTTACCGGCTGGCAGGCGCGATGAGCGGGGCCGCTTCAAATCGCCGTGGTTGAGTGAGCTACACGGCTACAACCACAGAACGGCATCGCGCGAAGAAATCAGCGCGTGGCCAGCCTCGGTAGAACAACGTATCGGTAACGGCACGGCGGGCATACTTTCCCTTGGTTTGGTACTGCCTGCCGATGTTGTGGGAATCGATGTTGACGCCTACGACGGCAAGCGTGGTCTAGAGACACTGCAACGGTGGGCAGACGATTGGGGGCCACTACCGCCGACGTACATAGTCACGGCGCGTTTCGATGGCTCAGGTATCCGGCTGTTCCGAAAGCCTGTTGATTGGGAACCGAACGAGCAACGCGGTTCCGGCATCGACTTCATTGACCACAATCACCGTTATGTGATCGCAGCGGGTTCCTGGCATCACACCGGCCAGCGGTATCGACTGGTGACCCCAGCGGCGAAGCTCCGAAAACATGGAATTTTGCCGTCGCCGGCTGATCTGCCCGAACTACCGCCGGCCTATATCGATGGGCTGAGAAGAACCGCCAAGGCGGTTCGGGGTTCGACAGCGACCACCGCAGAGATTGGCGAGTTCGCCGCCCAGCACACCGCTAATAAGGCACCGACCTATCTTGAGCCTGTTCTACGGGACTACCGCGCTGAGCTGGCAGAAAGTCTCGACAACACCCATAGCCCGACTTTCTCCGTGCTGTGCCGTATCGCGCGTGAATCGCGGGCCGGTGCCTATTCGTTCAAGCCAGCAGTGGCCACGGTTCGCAAGCTTGCCGAACAGCACTACCAACAGCGTGACCGCACGTTTGATCGGGCTGATTTCACCCGCCTGGTCGGTGATGCCGTAGCGGCGGCCAAGGCAGAGAATCTGGCGGACCTGCGAGCACGACTCTTTCGCGACTACGGAACCGATACCCGTAAGGCAGACCCGGTGACAGGCAGCACGAACGAAGCGAATTGGTGGGACGATCTCGATGATCAGCCGAGTAGCCAACCGTGGGAAAAATACCCGCTGACCTCACCGGCTGAACTTGCCAGCGCGATCACCCCGGCCCGGTGGTTGGTCAGCGGTGTGTGGATCGAAAAATCTGCCGGTGTCATCGCAGGCAAGAAAAAAGCTTTCAAAACCTGGCAGATGCACGCGCTCGGTATGTCTGTGGCGACCGGGTGCAAGTATCTGGATGAGTTCAGCGTGGTCACCCAAGGTCCGGTGATCTACCTGTCCGGTGAAGGCGGCGAAGTTGACTTCATGAGCCGTCATCAGGCCATCGCCAAACGCTACGATTCACTAGCCGATCTGGCCGACGTACCGTTTCACTCACTGCACAAAATCGCTCCGCTAGATGATGGCGAATACCTTGATGCACTCCGGCATCACCTAGACGCGGTGCAGCCGGTTCTTGTCGTCATCGATCCGCTGTATGCCTATCATCCGCAGGGAATCGATGTGGCCAACGTGTACTCGCGCGGGCAGATGCTCGCTCAAATCCGCTCCGAGATAGAGCCGTATGCAGCACTGGTCATCGGTGACCACATCAACAAATCCGCCGACAACTCGCGCCTCGATCTTGATGACATCGGTTTCTCGGGGGTGAGCCAATGGGCTGATTCGTGGAGTCTGCAACGTCATCGGGTGCCGTTTCACACCGTCGGCGCGGACAGCTTCGCCAAGTTGGAGGTTGAATTCGGCACGCGGCGTACAGGTTCTATGCGCCACGATATCGATTGGCATCTTGTTCGGGACCGCAGTGATCCGCACGTCGTCAAATGGGATAGCTGTGACTGGTCAGTCAATCAGCGCAGCAATAGTGAGGGCAGCGCCAATCCGCAGGTGCTCAATGGTGCCTTCGAAGCGATTGCCGCACTACAAGATCACGTAGATGTGCAGCCGTACACCAATAAGACGAACACGGTCAAAGCGATGGTAGCCGTCTACGAAGGTTTCTCGCGTGGGCAGTGGCGAGAGTTGTGGGACAAGGCGATAAAGGACGGCTATCTCGTCAGTGTGAAACGAACTGAGCAACAGCCGTACCGGGATTCATCCCGGCTCGTAGAGATTGAGGCATTCAAACGGGGCCGAGAAATCGGCAAGGGTGGTGCCCGATGA
- a CDS encoding energy-coupling factor transporter transmembrane protein EcfT, translated as MTDAAAPRKQRRQVVLLRPVPGKTVIHDLWAGSKLLIVAGIGVLLTFYPGWVPIGAVAVLILVAARLAHIPRGVLPTVPRFLWVLLALGALTATFAGGSPIIPLGSIDLGLGGLLNFLRITALSIVLLGLGAMVSWTTNVAEVAPAVATLGRPLRPLRVPVAEWAVTLSLALRAFPMLFDEFRVLYAARQLRPKDVDTTRGGRWRHWASELIDLLAAAITVALRRADEMGDAITARGGAGQISAAPTRPKRRDWVAFAVVVVVCGAALALELTVLGTSGTRR; from the coding sequence ATGACGGATGCAGCGGCACCACGTAAGCAGCGTCGGCAGGTCGTGCTGCTGCGACCGGTGCCCGGCAAGACCGTCATCCACGATCTGTGGGCCGGCTCGAAGCTGCTCATCGTCGCGGGAATCGGTGTGCTGCTGACGTTCTACCCCGGTTGGGTGCCGATCGGTGCGGTCGCTGTGCTGATCCTCGTGGCGGCCAGGCTCGCCCACATTCCGCGCGGTGTCCTACCGACGGTGCCCCGCTTCCTGTGGGTGTTGCTCGCGCTCGGCGCGCTCACCGCGACGTTCGCCGGGGGCAGCCCGATCATTCCTCTCGGTTCGATCGACCTGGGCCTGGGTGGACTCCTCAACTTCCTGCGCATCACCGCGCTGTCGATCGTGCTGCTCGGGCTCGGCGCGATGGTGTCGTGGACCACCAACGTCGCCGAGGTGGCGCCCGCTGTCGCCACTCTGGGCCGTCCGCTGCGCCCGTTGCGGGTGCCGGTCGCCGAATGGGCCGTGACGCTGTCGTTGGCGCTGAGGGCATTTCCGATGCTGTTCGACGAATTCCGGGTGCTCTACGCGGCGAGACAGCTGCGGCCCAAGGACGTCGACACGACCAGGGGCGGCAGGTGGCGCCACTGGGCGTCCGAGTTGATCGACCTGCTGGCCGCGGCGATCACCGTCGCACTGCGCCGCGCCGACGAGATGGGCGACGCGATCACCGCGCGAGGCGGCGCCGGGCAGATCTCGGCGGCCCCCACGCGGCCCAAACGGCGGGACTGGGTGGCATTCGCTGTGGTCGTCGTCGTGTGCGGGGCAGCGCTGGCGCTGGAGCTGACGGTGCTCGGTACCAGCGGGACCCGCCGCTGA
- a CDS encoding helix-turn-helix domain-containing protein: MNRKLVSTTKAAHQLNVSPNTVRTFIAEGKIKGYQVGRLIKVDQAEVDNFATPIEYQGIRA; encoded by the coding sequence GTGAACCGAAAACTCGTTTCTACTACGAAAGCTGCTCATCAATTGAACGTCTCGCCAAATACTGTTCGAACGTTCATCGCTGAGGGAAAAATTAAGGGGTATCAAGTCGGTCGACTCATCAAGGTCGACCAGGCGGAAGTTGACAACTTTGCGACACCAATTGAGTATCAAGGAATACGCGCATGA
- a CDS encoding MFS transporter, whose translation MWRQPKAVWAVAFASVVAFMGIGLVDPILKPIADNLNASPSQVSLLFTSYMAVMGVAMLITGVVSSRIGPKRTLLLGLVIIIAGAGLAGMSDTIAQIVGWRALWGLGNALFIATALATIVNSARGSVGQAIILYEAALGLGIAVGPLVGGLLGSISWRGPFFGVSALMAVAVVVTALLLPATPRAAKATSLADPFRALAHRGLFGVAITALLYNFGFFTLLAFTPFPLDMSAYGIGLVFFGWGLALAFTSVFVAPRLQRRFGTIRTLVVNLLLMTATLAVMAVWTDHKAVLAGCVVVAGLFIGVNNTLITETVMKASPVERGVASAAYSFVRFGGAAVAPWLAGVLGEQINAHVPFWVGAGAVLLAAIVLAATRPHLPDIDAEEPELDELTDQARAVTVGNDS comes from the coding sequence ATGTGGCGCCAACCCAAGGCCGTCTGGGCCGTTGCATTCGCCTCGGTCGTCGCATTCATGGGAATCGGCCTCGTCGACCCGATACTCAAACCGATCGCCGACAACCTGAACGCGTCGCCGTCGCAGGTTTCGCTGCTGTTCACCAGCTACATGGCGGTCATGGGCGTGGCGATGCTCATCACCGGAGTGGTGTCCAGCCGGATCGGCCCGAAACGCACGCTGCTACTCGGCCTGGTGATCATCATCGCCGGTGCCGGCCTGGCCGGAATGAGCGACACCATCGCCCAGATCGTCGGCTGGCGCGCCCTGTGGGGCCTGGGCAACGCTCTGTTCATCGCGACCGCGCTGGCCACCATCGTCAACTCGGCACGTGGTTCGGTGGGGCAGGCGATCATCCTGTACGAAGCAGCTCTCGGTCTGGGCATCGCGGTGGGACCCCTCGTCGGCGGACTGCTCGGTTCGATCTCCTGGCGCGGACCGTTCTTCGGGGTCTCGGCGCTCATGGCGGTCGCGGTCGTCGTCACCGCGTTGCTGCTGCCCGCCACCCCCCGAGCCGCCAAGGCGACCTCGCTGGCCGACCCGTTCCGCGCACTGGCCCACCGAGGTCTGTTCGGTGTCGCGATCACCGCTCTGCTCTACAACTTCGGCTTCTTCACCCTGTTGGCGTTCACCCCGTTTCCGCTCGACATGAGCGCCTACGGGATCGGCCTGGTCTTCTTCGGCTGGGGACTCGCGCTGGCGTTCACATCGGTGTTCGTCGCCCCTCGGCTGCAGCGCCGCTTCGGCACCATCCGCACTCTGGTGGTCAACCTGCTGCTGATGACGGCCACGCTGGCAGTGATGGCGGTGTGGACCGACCACAAGGCGGTGCTCGCCGGTTGCGTGGTGGTCGCCGGTCTCTTCATCGGTGTCAACAACACGCTGATCACCGAGACCGTGATGAAAGCGTCCCCGGTCGAACGCGGGGTGGCCTCAGCGGCATACAGCTTCGTGCGGTTCGGCGGCGCCGCCGTGGCCCCGTGGCTCGCCGGGGTGCTCGGCGAGCAGATCAACGCACACGTGCCGTTCTGGGTCGGCGCCGGCGCGGTCCTGCTGGCTGCCATCGTGCTGGCCGCGACTCGCCCGCATCTGCCCGACATCGACGCCGAGGAACCAGAACTCGACGAACTCACCGATCAGGCCAGGGCAGTGACGGTCGGCAACGACAGCTGA
- a CDS encoding MarR family transcriptional regulator: MSSTLGADLLAVVARINRLANQRVRMPVPFAQARLLSTIEDRGEARISDLAALDLCSQPTMTTQVRRLEDAGMVTRTPDPQDARAVLIRITADGVAALRQARIDRGAAVDPYLERLSDADRQCLTEAVVVLRRLIEDASAPTKTPR, translated from the coding sequence ATGTCTTCCACGCTCGGCGCCGACCTGCTCGCAGTCGTAGCCCGGATCAACCGGCTGGCCAATCAACGAGTCCGGATGCCCGTCCCCTTCGCCCAGGCCCGCCTGCTGTCCACGATCGAGGACCGGGGCGAAGCGCGGATCTCGGACCTTGCCGCCCTCGACTTGTGTTCCCAGCCGACGATGACCACCCAGGTCCGTCGCCTCGAGGATGCCGGCATGGTCACCCGCACCCCTGACCCACAGGATGCGCGCGCCGTGCTGATCCGCATCACCGCCGACGGTGTCGCGGCGCTGCGGCAGGCCCGGATCGATCGCGGGGCCGCCGTCGATCCGTACCTCGAGCGGCTCAGCGACGCGGACCGCCAGTGCCTCACCGAGGCCGTCGTCGTGCTTCGCCGGTTGATCGAGGACGCCTCGGCGCCGACCAAGACCCCCCGCTGA
- a CDS encoding carboxymuconolactone decarboxylase family protein, whose product MTDMTMPERLAGLVALSSGDSGADAVIRLMCGRALSLMPLPASAELPDSGSEEQSVLAAFTEQFAVDVAGIGDNQRARFLETAGANAFRTVVTIFIADFVPRVWAGCEALDLGHPGRMTEVQWDHDTDPVDVLLNGFVPAVARMRDLDPVTTEVVRLRGAEAHNCRLCKSLRETHALDAGGSEDIYRQIEDYENADGLTDAHKAALRYVDALIWSPSQISPEVAAGVRKHFSQKQSFELTLDVMRNAANKIAVSLAADTPRVTEGTETYEIDEAGQTIFA is encoded by the coding sequence GTGACCGACATGACGATGCCCGAGAGGCTGGCCGGACTCGTTGCGCTGTCGTCGGGGGACAGCGGCGCCGACGCCGTGATCCGGTTGATGTGCGGGCGGGCGCTGTCGTTGATGCCGCTGCCGGCCTCGGCTGAGCTTCCCGATAGTGGCTCCGAGGAACAGTCCGTTCTGGCGGCGTTCACCGAGCAATTCGCGGTCGACGTGGCCGGCATCGGCGACAACCAGCGGGCACGGTTCCTGGAGACCGCCGGCGCCAACGCTTTCCGAACAGTGGTCACGATCTTCATCGCCGACTTCGTGCCGCGTGTCTGGGCCGGCTGTGAGGCGCTTGATCTCGGTCACCCGGGCCGGATGACCGAGGTGCAGTGGGATCACGACACTGATCCGGTGGATGTCCTGCTGAACGGTTTTGTGCCCGCGGTGGCACGGATGCGCGACCTCGACCCGGTGACGACGGAGGTCGTGCGGCTCCGCGGGGCCGAGGCGCACAACTGCCGGCTGTGTAAGTCTCTGCGCGAAACCCATGCGCTCGACGCGGGCGGGTCAGAGGACATCTATCGCCAGATCGAGGATTACGAGAACGCCGACGGGCTGACCGACGCCCACAAGGCGGCGTTGCGTTATGTCGATGCGCTGATCTGGTCACCGTCGCAGATCAGCCCGGAGGTCGCCGCGGGCGTGCGGAAACACTTCTCGCAGAAGCAGTCTTTCGAGCTCACTCTCGATGTGATGCGTAATGCGGCGAACAAGATCGCGGTGTCGCTGGCCGCGGATACGCCACGGGTCACCGAGGGAACCGAGACCTACGAGATCGACGAGGCGGGGCAGACGATATTCGCCTAG
- a CDS encoding metallopeptidase TldD-related protein: MINAQQVVDVALAEAHRLGRADETIVLVTDRVDASLRWANNTMTTNGESTSRTTTIISIVRQGDNAHVGSVRSSSVNPTVITDLVEASQSAAASAPQARDTAPPLPGGDAPHDWGPPVPGTGAEVFLDVAGSLARGFRGDDTLFGYARHVVETTFVATSGGLRRRFTQPTGSVEINAKRAGASAWAGISTPDFTDVPTDSMLEELATRLSWSRRIIELPAGRYETIMPPSTVADMMIYLAWTMGGRGAQEGRTALAAPGGGTRVGERLTSLPLTLYSDPGAAGLECAPFVATSTSSERASVFDNGMTIDRVDWIRDGVVNALAYPRSAAAEFDAPVAVGADNMLMTGGSESLQEMIAATERGLLLTTMWYIREVDPSVLLLTGLTRDGVYLIEDGDVTAAVNNFRFNESPLDLMRRATQAGVSEVTLPREWGDWATRAQMPSLRIPDFHMSSVSQAQ; encoded by the coding sequence ATGATCAACGCACAGCAGGTTGTCGACGTCGCGCTGGCCGAAGCCCACCGACTGGGCCGCGCCGACGAGACCATCGTGCTGGTCACCGACCGCGTCGACGCGTCGTTGCGCTGGGCCAACAACACCATGACCACCAACGGTGAGTCGACAAGTCGCACCACCACGATCATTTCCATTGTGCGCCAAGGTGACAACGCGCACGTCGGGTCGGTTCGTTCGAGTTCGGTCAACCCGACCGTCATCACCGATCTGGTGGAGGCCTCCCAGTCGGCCGCGGCGTCCGCGCCGCAGGCCAGGGACACCGCGCCGCCCCTTCCCGGTGGTGACGCCCCGCACGACTGGGGCCCGCCGGTCCCCGGCACCGGCGCCGAGGTCTTCCTCGATGTGGCCGGGAGTCTGGCACGGGGATTCCGAGGCGACGACACCCTGTTCGGCTACGCGCGCCACGTCGTCGAGACGACGTTCGTCGCGACCTCCGGTGGTCTGCGCAGGCGATTCACCCAGCCCACCGGATCAGTCGAAATCAACGCCAAGCGGGCCGGCGCCAGCGCGTGGGCGGGCATCAGCACACCTGATTTCACCGATGTACCAACAGATTCGATGCTCGAGGAGCTCGCGACCCGCCTGTCCTGGTCGCGACGGATCATCGAGCTGCCGGCGGGACGCTACGAGACGATCATGCCGCCGTCCACGGTGGCGGACATGATGATCTACCTGGCGTGGACGATGGGTGGGCGAGGCGCTCAGGAGGGACGCACAGCGCTGGCGGCACCCGGTGGTGGGACGCGGGTGGGAGAGCGACTGACCTCGCTGCCACTGACTCTGTACTCCGATCCGGGGGCCGCCGGGCTGGAATGCGCTCCGTTTGTCGCGACGTCGACGTCCTCGGAGCGGGCCTCGGTGTTCGACAACGGGATGACGATCGATCGGGTGGATTGGATCCGCGACGGCGTCGTCAACGCATTGGCCTATCCGAGGTCGGCGGCCGCGGAGTTCGACGCGCCGGTGGCCGTCGGTGCCGACAACATGCTGATGACCGGTGGTTCGGAGAGCCTGCAGGAGATGATCGCCGCCACCGAGCGCGGACTGTTGCTGACCACGATGTGGTACATCCGCGAGGTCGACCCGTCGGTGCTGCTGCTGACCGGCCTTACGCGGGACGGGGTGTACCTGATCGAAGACGGCGACGTCACCGCCGCGGTGAACAACTTCCGCTTCAACGAGAGCCCGCTGGACCTGATGCGTCGCGCGACCCAGGCCGGCGTCAGCGAGGTCACCCTGCCGCGGGAGTGGGGCGACTGGGCGACACGCGCACAGATGCCGTCGTTGCGAATCCCCGACTTTCACATGTCGTCGGTCAGTCAGGCGCAATAA
- a CDS encoding ATP-binding cassette domain-containing protein produces MTSAGPESTPRRTGPLQPVELAQAAVMAALCAATAIIAVVVPFAAGLSLLGTVPMGLLAYRYRLRVLIAATIAGGLVAFLIAGMGGFTTVLNCAYIGGLTGIVKRRGRGTPTVVVSALVAGALSGVAIVVALTVLSRLRNLIFESVTANITGLAAVLARVPGMEGIAERLKQDFATALDYWPLLFFAAGVMSITFVSLVGWWALSRVLTRLMGVPDVHKLESSNDVGPIAPVPLQLSDVRFRYPRSDRDALGPVSLSVDPGEHVAVTGANGSGKTTLMLVLSGREATAGTVERPGAVGLGKLGGTAVVMQHPESQVLGTRVADDVVWGLPPGTATDVAQLLSEVGLDGLAERDTGGLSGGELQRLAVAAALAREPSLLIADEVTSMVDQEGREGLMSMLSGLTKRHRTSLVHITHYNDEADAADRTVNLTGNGWPDGDNTDMVETAEAPTANTAVGAPRGAPVLELNGVSHEYGSGTPWAKSALSDIDFAVHAGDGVLIHGLNGSGKSTLAWIMAGLTVPTAGTCLLDGKPVSDQVGAVAISFQAARLQLMRSHVALEIASSAGFSIYDQAKVTEALHTVGLDPTMASRRVDELSGGQMRRVVLAGLLARSPRALILDEPLAGLDAASQRGLLRLLIDLRRRNGLTVVVISHDFMGLEELCPRTLHLRDGVLASAPTAAGEMS; encoded by the coding sequence ATGACCTCGGCCGGCCCGGAGAGCACCCCTCGTCGGACGGGTCCGCTCCAACCGGTCGAACTCGCCCAGGCGGCCGTGATGGCGGCGTTGTGTGCGGCCACCGCCATCATCGCGGTGGTGGTTCCGTTCGCTGCGGGGCTGTCCCTGCTGGGCACCGTACCGATGGGTCTGCTCGCCTACCGGTACCGCCTGCGGGTGCTGATCGCCGCGACGATCGCGGGCGGTCTGGTCGCCTTCCTCATCGCCGGCATGGGCGGGTTCACGACCGTTCTCAACTGCGCTTACATCGGAGGCCTGACCGGCATCGTCAAGCGCCGCGGCCGCGGCACCCCGACCGTCGTCGTCTCGGCCCTGGTGGCGGGCGCGCTGTCCGGGGTGGCCATCGTGGTGGCGCTGACCGTGCTGAGCCGATTGCGCAATCTGATCTTCGAATCCGTGACCGCCAACATCACCGGACTGGCCGCGGTCCTGGCCCGCGTGCCGGGTATGGAGGGCATCGCGGAGCGACTCAAGCAGGACTTCGCGACGGCGCTCGATTACTGGCCCCTGCTGTTCTTCGCCGCCGGGGTGATGAGCATCACGTTCGTCAGTCTGGTGGGGTGGTGGGCACTGTCGCGGGTGCTGACGCGTCTCATGGGAGTTCCCGACGTACACAAGCTGGAGTCGTCGAACGACGTGGGCCCGATCGCACCGGTTCCGCTTCAACTCAGTGATGTGCGGTTCCGCTACCCGAGGTCCGATCGTGACGCACTGGGCCCCGTCTCGCTGTCGGTGGACCCCGGTGAACACGTTGCGGTGACCGGCGCCAACGGCTCCGGCAAGACGACCCTGATGCTGGTGCTCTCGGGTCGTGAAGCGACCGCCGGAACCGTGGAACGTCCCGGAGCGGTCGGTTTGGGCAAGCTCGGCGGCACCGCGGTCGTCATGCAGCACCCCGAAAGTCAGGTGCTGGGCACCCGGGTCGCCGACGACGTCGTCTGGGGCCTGCCGCCCGGCACGGCGACCGATGTCGCCCAACTGCTCTCCGAAGTGGGACTCGACGGTCTGGCGGAGCGCGACACCGGCGGACTCTCCGGTGGCGAGCTGCAGCGGCTGGCGGTGGCCGCGGCGCTGGCCCGCGAGCCGTCGCTGCTGATCGCCGATGAGGTCACCAGCATGGTCGACCAGGAAGGCCGTGAGGGCCTGATGTCGATGCTGTCGGGGTTGACCAAGCGGCACCGCACATCGCTGGTACACATCACCCACTACAACGACGAAGCCGACGCGGCCGACCGCACCGTCAACCTGACGGGCAACGGATGGCCAGACGGCGACAACACCGACATGGTCGAAACGGCCGAGGCGCCGACCGCCAACACCGCGGTCGGCGCACCGCGTGGCGCCCCCGTCCTCGAACTGAACGGTGTCAGCCACGAGTACGGCAGCGGAACCCCCTGGGCCAAGAGCGCACTGAGCGACATCGACTTCGCGGTACACGCCGGCGACGGCGTGCTGATCCACGGACTGAACGGATCCGGCAAGTCCACGCTCGCCTGGATCATGGCCGGGCTGACCGTCCCCACTGCGGGCACCTGTCTGCTCGACGGCAAACCGGTGTCGGATCAGGTTGGCGCCGTGGCGATCTCATTCCAGGCGGCGCGACTGCAGTTGATGCGCAGCCACGTCGCGCTGGAGATCGCCTCGTCGGCGGGGTTCTCGATCTACGACCAGGCGAAGGTGACCGAGGCGCTGCACACCGTGGGGCTCGACCCGACGATGGCGTCCCGGCGAGTCGACGAACTCAGCGGCGGACAGATGCGGCGCGTGGTGCTGGCCGGGCTCCTGGCCCGTTCACCGCGTGCACTCATCCTCGACGAACCGTTGGCCGGCCTCGATGCGGCTTCCCAGCGGGGCCTGCTGCGACTGCTGATCGACCTACGCCGCCGCAACGGGCTGACCGTGGTGGTGATCTCCCATGACTTCATGGGTCTGGAGGAGTTGTGCCCGCGAACGCTGCACCTGCGCGACGGCGTGCTGGCCTCGGCGCCGACGGCGGCCGGAGAGATGTCATGA